A single window of Rana temporaria chromosome 1, aRanTem1.1, whole genome shotgun sequence DNA harbors:
- the LOC120932226 gene encoding uncharacterized protein LOC120932226 has translation MSGLSAYKKMNKNDLTAECAGRGIDINGKNREGLIHALQEFDIQANQNLEGTGPERGSATPEPSGSEAASPDRPAETDTGIPRIVIPKPPHEQANTPLLATSMDSPQMQETLQRLRETDPVVYLQFLERQAEREERRAEREAAQREADRRHELEMTRLQQQRQVQNPGSLEHRDAALPVAPAAKFPVMEKDSDIDVYLLSFEKTCRQYHLPPAQWARYLTPGLRGKALDAYVELSEEQGNDYEALKAAIIQKFQLTPEVYRKRFRSLQKGPGDSYLDVESRLRTTFRQWTKGLKADSFESLEDLMIEDQLLHICPTDVRQFVLERKPTSAKVAAELADTYIHSRVSDHRKAPPNGWKGGKSHMATPPPPANQVPQQMEPAVPGAKAFLTNNRTCYTCGKAGHLKAQCPEQKKLTSPGHPASNPSAVLFVSGKPPGTNANLQPVTVGHRTVIGLRDTGAEVTLVRPEVIEETDIIPEKFLTLTGVGGTLSCVPRAYVFIDWGAGSGMREVGVSEEIPTAVLLGADLGTLVSYYVPAKSTQDAPTELSGPTKVLCTDVGVISGQPVDGQREGEGEVEVQGPPYSETGEETPLLGKVTDTGSNDAAMINVKCDDADVDVDDNALPVLVVTRSAAKAAEVQALIAEQQEEVSGPSPCSDPADFTSVEPQQPSLFATGLLAGTCGSAFETALQTDQTLAQLRSLADRPPAEKCKQKVYWEKGKLYREGLSAEANETYTRSRQLVVPSQFRGQLLTDSREVDSELLINSKLTPTQVPGLKRVLAVHGSRFTGKPGRTHLAIHQVDTGTHPPIKQSAYRVSLEVLADMKREVEEMLQLGVIQKSHSAWASPVVLVPKKDRTTRFCVDYRKLNAITTADAYPMPRIDELLDRLAAAHYITIMDLSRGYWQIPLAPEAREKSAFITPFGLFEFTVMPFGMKNAPATFQRVMNDLLEGLEPFAVAYLDDIAVFSPTWEEHLMHLSQVLDRLTDANLTVKPSKCQIGMNDVHYLGHQVGGGTLKPETGKVEAILAWPIPQTKKQVMSFLGTAGYYRKFVGNYSSLAKPLTDLTKKKLPKVVSWTPECEQAFQALKEALASAPVLQAPDFTRRFLVQTDASAYGLGAVLSQVDDAGEEHPILYLSRKLLPREVAYATIEKECLAIVWSLQKLQTYLYGRHFTVITDHNPLSWLNRVAGENGKLLRWSLILQQYDFTIQHKKGSAHGNADGLSRQAEPAGVGCVRREIVVPSHATT, from the coding sequence ATGTCTGGGTTATCAGCATATAAAAAGATGAACAAAAATGACCTAACTGCTGAGTGCGCAGGAAGAGGAATTGACATTAATGGCAAAAATCGTGAAGGCCTGATACATGCCCTACAGGAGTTTGATATCCAGGCAAACCAGAACCTGGAGGGAACCGGACCAGAAAGGGGTTCCGCTACTCCAGAGCCCAGTGGTTCAGAGGCGGCCTCACCGGATAGGCCAGCAGAGACTGACACTGGAATACCACGGATTGTTATCCCCAAGCCACCGCATGAGCAGGCCAACACCCCATTGCTTGCAACCAGCATGGACTCTCCTCAAATGCAGGAAACGCTACAACGCCTCAGGGAAACGGATCCTGtggtgtacctgcagtttctcgagcgtcaggctgagagagaggagcgCAGGGCTGAGAGGGAGGCTGCGCAGAGGGAAGCTGATCGTCGACACGAACTGGAGATGACTAGGCTCCAGCAGCAGCGACAGGTTCAGAACCCCGGATCCCTAGAGCACAGGGATGCCGCTCTGCCAGTAGCTCCGGCAGCCAAATTTCCTGTTATGGAAAAGGACAGTGACATTGACGTGTATCTACTGTCGTTTGAAAAAACTTGCCGTCAGTACCATCTGCCCCCAGCACAATGGGCCCGGTACCTGACGCCAGGGCTACGAGGCAAGGCCCTGGATGCTTATGTTGAACTGTCTGAAGAGCAGGGCAATGATTATGAGGCCCTAAAGGCTGCGATcatccaaaagtttcagctaaccCCGGAAGTTTACCGGAAGCGTTTTAGGTCCTTGCAAAAAGGGCCTGGGGACTCATACCTGGATGTGGAAAGTCGCTTACGTACCACATTCCGGCAGTGGACTAAAGGCTTGAAAGCTGATTCTTTTGAGTCCCTGGAAGATCTTATGATTGAAGATCAACTTTTGCACATCTGTCCTACAGACGTCAGACAGTTTGTGCTGGAGCGAAAGCCAACCTCAGCTAAAGTAGCAGCAGAACTGGCAGATACCTATATCCACTCTCGGGTATCTGACCATCGCAAGGCTCCTCCGAACGGCTGGAAAGGAGGGAAATCTCACATGGCAACCCCTCCTCCACCTGCCAACCAAGTCCCTCAGCAGATGGAACCTGCAGTTCCTGGTGCCAAGGCATTCCTGACTAATAATCGCACATGCTACACCTGCGGGAAAGCCGGACATCTCAAGGCACAGTGCCCTGAGCAGAAGAAGCTGACATCACCTGGCCATCCGGCCAGCAACCCTTCTGCTGTACTGTTCGTCAGTGGGAAACCTCCAGGAACCAATGCCAACTTGCAGCCTGTCACCGTAGGCCACCGGACTGTAATAGGGTTGCGTGACACTGGAGCAGAAGTTACGTTGGTCAGACCAGAGGTGATAGAAGAAACAGACATCATCCCAGAGAAGTTTCTTACCCTCACTGGAGTGGGGGGAACCCTTTCCTGTGTGCCCCGTGCCTATGTTTTCATCGATTGGGGTGCTGGGAGTGGGATGAGAGAGGTGGGCGTCTCAGAGGAGATCCCTACTGCTGTGTTGTTGGGTGCTGATTTAGGTACCCTTGTTTCTTACTACGTCCCTGCTAAGAGCACCCAGGATGCTCCCACGGAACTCTCTGGACCTACCAAGGTACTGTGTACAGATGTTGGGGTAATATCTGGGCAACCTGTggatggacagagggagggggagggtgaagtTGAAGTGCAAGGTCCTCCTTATTCAGAAACAGGAGAGGAGACCCCCTTGCTTGGGAAGGTAACTGATACAGGGTCCAATGATGCTGCAATGATAAATGTTAAATGTGATGAtgctgatgttgatgttgatgataATGCATTGCCAGTTTTAGTGGTCACTCGCAGTGCTGCCAAGGCGGCCGAGGTGCAGGCCCTGATCGCAGAACAGCAGGAGGAGGTCTCTGGGCCCTCTCCCTGTTCTGACCCAGCGGACTTCACCTCTGTTGAGCCTCAGCAGCCGTCCTTGTTTGCCACAGGACTgctggctgggacttgtggttccgcCTTTGAAACAGCACTGCAGACAGACCAAACTCTAGCACAGCTCAGGAGTTTAGCTGATCGCCCCCCTGCAGAGAAGTGCAAACAAAAGGTCTACTGGGAGAAAGGGAAACTGTACAGAGAAGGTTTGTCTGCAGAGGCGAATGAGACTTACACAAGAAGCAGGCAGCTAGTTGTACCCAGTCAATTTAGGGGACAGCTGCTAACTGACAGCAGGGAGGTAGATTCAGAACTCCTGATAAACTCCAAACTGACCCCCACCCAGGTACCTGGGCTAAAGAGAGTGCTGGCAGTACATGGTAGCAGGTTTACCGGGAAACCTGGGAGGACGCACCTCGCTATCCACCAGGTGGACACCGGGACACATCCGCCCATTAAACAGTCGGCCTATCGCGtctccttggaggtgctggctgaCATGAAAAGGGAGGtggaggaaatgctgcagctgggggtgaTTCAGAAGTCCCACAGTGCCTGGGCATCCCCAGTAGTCCTGGTCCCCAAAAAGGATCGGACGACCAGGTTCTGTGTGGACTACCGGAAGCTGAATGCCATCACCACTgcagatgcctaccccatgccccggattGATGAGTTGTTAGATAGGCTGGCGGCCGCCCACTATATAACAATCATGGATCTGAGCAGGGGGTACTGGCAAATTCCTCTGGCCCCTGAGGCTCGGGAAAAGTCGGCTTTCATCACCCCATTCGGCTTGTTCGAATTTACCGTCATGCCGTTTGGGATGAAGAATGCCCCAGCTACTTTCCAGAGAGTCATGAATGATTTACTGGAGGGGCTGGAACCCTTTGCCGTAGCCTACCTGGATGACATCGCTGTGTTCAGCCCTACCTGGGAAGAACACCTGATGCACCTGTCACAGGTCCTGGACCGATTGACCGATGCCAACCTGACTGTCAAACCCAGTAAGTGTCAGATCGGCATGAATGATGTGCATTACCTGGGACACCAGGTAGGAGGAGGCACACTGAAACCCGAGACAGGAAAGGTTGAGGCCATCCTGGCCTGGCCTATCCCCCAAACCAAAAAACAGGTTATGTCTTTCTTGGGGACCGCTGGCTACTATAGGAAGTTTGTAGGTAACTATAGCAGCCTGGCCAAACCTCTGACTGACCTAACAAAAAAGAAACTGCCCAAGGTGGTGTCTTGGACACCAGAATGTGAGCAGGCATTTCAGGCCTTGAAGGAGGCGCTGGCCAGCGCCCCTGTGCTACAGGCTCCCGACTTCACCCGCCGTTTTCTAGTGCAGACGGATGCCTCTGCCTATGGATTGGGTGCAGTCCTGAGCCAAGTGGATGATGCCGGAGAGGAGCATCCCATCCTCTACCTGAGCCGGAAGCTGCTTCCCAGGGAAGTAGCTTATGCCACGATCGAAAAGGAGTGTCTTGCGATCGTGTGGTCTCTCCAGAAGTTACAAACGTATCTTTATGGACGGCATTTCACTGTGATCACCGATCACAATCCCTTGAGCTGGCTAAATCGTGTTGCTGGGGAGAATGGCAAACTACTTCGGTGGAGCTTAATTCTGCAGCAATACGATTTCACCATCCAGCATAAGAAAGGCAGTGCCCATGGAAATGCTGATGGGCTGTCACGACAAGCCGAGCCCGCCGGAGTCGGTTGCGTCAGGAGGGAAATTGTAGTTCCCTCCCATGCAACCACCTAA